From Coleofasciculus sp. FACHB-T130, a single genomic window includes:
- a CDS encoding DUF1611 domain-containing protein, producing the protein MHLTSKHRVAILLHEGIRGIHGKTGLALLRYGEALVVAVIDRQCAGESLRELTGIPREVPIVASLEEALAYTPDILAIGIAPPGGALPAEWWQEVKQGIAAGLSIVNGLHTPMAFHPEIQTLLKDGQWIWDVRQEPAGLKIGSGQARSLACKRVLAVGTDMAIGKMSTCLELNKAALQRGLRSKFLATGQAGLMIAGDGIPLDAVRVDFAAGAIEQMVMLFGEEHEILFVEGQGSLLHPGSTATLPLIRGTQPTHLVLVHRAQQATIRNHPHVPIPPLPEVIQLYETVAAAAGAFAPVPVVAIALNTAHLDADTAQRAIEQIQAETKRPCTDPVRFGADTLLDAVMSNP; encoded by the coding sequence GTGCATTTGACATCTAAACATCGAGTCGCAATTCTGCTACATGAAGGGATTCGCGGCATCCACGGCAAGACCGGACTGGCGCTATTGCGCTATGGCGAAGCGCTAGTAGTGGCAGTCATCGATCGCCAGTGTGCGGGAGAGTCGTTGCGAGAATTGACAGGTATCCCCCGCGAGGTTCCGATTGTCGCTTCTCTGGAAGAGGCGCTAGCTTATACACCCGATATCCTGGCGATTGGGATTGCACCGCCTGGGGGTGCCCTGCCAGCCGAATGGTGGCAGGAAGTAAAACAAGGGATAGCAGCGGGGTTGTCTATCGTCAATGGACTGCATACTCCAATGGCGTTCCATCCGGAGATCCAGACATTGTTGAAAGATGGGCAGTGGATTTGGGATGTGCGTCAGGAACCCGCAGGATTAAAGATAGGAAGCGGACAGGCGCGATCGCTCGCTTGCAAACGGGTTCTCGCTGTCGGCACAGATATGGCAATCGGCAAAATGTCAACCTGTTTGGAACTCAATAAAGCCGCATTGCAGCGCGGTTTGCGTTCCAAGTTCCTAGCTACAGGTCAAGCCGGTTTAATGATAGCGGGGGATGGTATACCCCTGGATGCCGTGCGGGTTGACTTTGCTGCGGGTGCTATCGAGCAAATGGTGATGCTGTTTGGCGAAGAGCATGAGATTCTGTTTGTTGAGGGGCAAGGTTCCCTGTTGCATCCCGGTTCAACTGCAACGCTGCCACTGATTCGCGGGACTCAGCCGACGCATCTGGTGCTGGTACATCGAGCGCAACAAGCAACCATCCGCAATCATCCCCACGTTCCGATTCCGCCCCTGCCAGAAGTCATACAGCTTTACGAGACAGTGGCAGCGGCAGCCGGTGCATTTGCGCCAGTGCCTGTGGTTGCGATCGCCCTCAACACCGCCCATCTTGACGCTGATACTGCACAACGAGCGATCGAGCAGATACAGGCAGAAACAAAGCGTCCCTGCACCGATCCAGTCCGCTTTGGTGCTGACACACTATTAGATGCCGTAATGTCTAATCCTTAA
- a CDS encoding glycosyltransferase family 39 protein, with amino-acid sequence MDRQTFAWGRSKKKIRGADRWVERLWVLGLFLAAILLFGINLGVLPLRDWDEGTVAQVAREIWQAKFDSLRWLYPTLGGTEYFNKPPLMHLLIAGAYAIGGVNEWTTRLPGALLSAACVPLLYGIGRELFRRRLPALFSALIYLTLLPVVRHGRLAMLDGAVLCFFLFMMWCVLRSRRNLRYALGAGIGFGLICLTKGMMGLLLLNIALVFLAWDTPRLLTSLYFWIGLLLGSVPVAAWYGAQFLHYGQAFVNTGIFSQSLQRIWAPVENHAGPPWYYLLEILKYGWPWLFLLPQGLRLAWENRNMSWAKLVLVWMSVYLVAISVMGTKLPWYVLPIYPAVALLGGAQLAEIWNAPSKKSYPRSWVPLLTVMGLAALSGSFYFAAFGPQPNWNLQLVFASAALTLLITAVLIYQKDLQFIPLLFWGTYVTLLLLMTSPHWNWELAEAYPVKPVAAMIKRKTPINKPIYTSYDHGRPSLNFYSDRQVIPATDAELQQRWKGDAQPYFLLDQPTFKQLNLKPVKAINQAEGWLLITKPTAVKPAKSQKPQIKD; translated from the coding sequence ATGGATCGTCAAACTTTTGCGTGGGGTCGTTCAAAAAAGAAGATTAGAGGAGCTGACAGATGGGTGGAAAGGCTGTGGGTCTTAGGGTTATTCCTAGCGGCTATCCTGCTATTTGGAATCAATCTGGGCGTACTGCCTTTACGGGATTGGGATGAGGGAACGGTTGCCCAGGTTGCTCGTGAGATTTGGCAGGCAAAGTTTGATTCTTTGAGATGGCTGTACCCGACGTTGGGAGGTACGGAGTATTTCAATAAACCGCCTTTAATGCATCTGCTGATTGCCGGTGCCTACGCAATCGGCGGTGTAAATGAGTGGACAACGCGCCTACCTGGGGCGCTGCTGAGTGCCGCTTGTGTGCCGCTTTTGTATGGCATTGGACGGGAACTATTCCGGCGACGCCTTCCAGCTCTTTTCTCGGCTTTGATTTACTTAACGCTACTACCCGTTGTGCGTCATGGGCGTCTGGCGATGCTGGATGGGGCAGTGCTGTGCTTTTTCCTGTTCATGATGTGGTGCGTGTTGCGATCGCGTCGAAACTTGCGCTACGCTCTCGGTGCCGGTATCGGGTTTGGGTTGATTTGCCTGACTAAAGGCATGATGGGATTATTACTTTTAAATATTGCCCTGGTATTTTTAGCTTGGGATACTCCCAGACTGTTAACTTCCCTCTATTTCTGGATTGGTTTGCTCTTGGGCAGTGTGCCAGTTGCCGCTTGGTATGGTGCCCAATTTCTCCACTACGGGCAGGCTTTCGTAAACACCGGCATCTTCAGTCAATCCTTGCAGCGGATTTGGGCACCCGTCGAGAATCACGCGGGTCCCCCCTGGTACTATCTGTTGGAAATCTTAAAGTACGGTTGGCCCTGGTTATTCTTATTGCCCCAAGGATTGCGCCTTGCTTGGGAAAATCGCAATATGAGCTGGGCAAAACTGGTACTGGTGTGGATGAGTGTTTATCTAGTAGCCATTTCGGTGATGGGAACAAAGCTTCCCTGGTATGTACTGCCGATTTACCCAGCAGTGGCTTTATTGGGAGGTGCCCAGCTTGCTGAAATTTGGAATGCGCCGAGTAAGAAATCCTATCCCCGCTCTTGGGTACCGCTTTTGACAGTCATGGGTTTAGCGGCGCTAAGCGGTAGTTTTTATTTTGCTGCGTTTGGCCCCCAACCGAACTGGAATTTGCAACTGGTGTTTGCATCGGCTGCTTTGACTTTATTGATAACGGCAGTTTTGATTTATCAAAAAGACCTGCAATTTATTCCACTGCTATTTTGGGGTACGTATGTAACGCTACTGCTACTCATGACATCGCCACACTGGAATTGGGAACTCGCAGAAGCCTATCCGGTTAAACCCGTTGCCGCGATGATTAAGCGCAAAACTCCCATCAATAAGCCAATCTACACATCCTACGATCATGGTCGTCCTTCTCTGAATTTTTATAGCGATCGCCAAGTCATCCCCGCAACGGATGCCGAACTCCAGCAACGTTGGAAAGGTGACGCTCAACCTTATTTTTTACTTGACCAACCCACCTTTAAGCAGCTGAATTTAAAGCCGGTAAAAGCGATTAATCAGGCGGAGGGTTGGCTGCTAATTACGAAGCCGACAGCCGTCAAACCAGCGAAGAGTCAGAAGCCACAGATTAAGGATTAG
- a CDS encoding recombinase family protein, which produces MKIIAYSYTDPLLEVAPDPLMWGWEIDSVYQDLGERQQLRQLLEDCKEEPANYLLIRRLAELGNSVEEVCDRILDLESLGIQIITTESVAYHQTPLQLLQEIQNRQRSDRIRQGHAQRRLKASPAPGKAPYGYRRGKDRYILDRSAAPVVKDFFEQFLLYGSLRGAVRYLEKKYAKKISASTGQRWLTNPVYRGDTAYKNGQVLSDTHAAIVSREEAAQIDRLLRRNRRLPPRTASANRSLAGLVVCGECQSPMTITRVTASRKQGEYLYLRPTKCVKQPKCKAISYQEVLEQTIERICQDLPRAVAAVNVPNMDGIKGTITHEIAAKQDILAQLPTLTENGILDSETAQLRAYKLRTEISQLQSRMASLPPVDLQAIAQAVSISQFWLDLSESERRFYFREFIRQIEINRQDSSWEIQLVFIF; this is translated from the coding sequence ATGAAAATCATTGCATATTCCTATACTGACCCGTTGCTTGAAGTTGCACCCGATCCCTTGATGTGGGGTTGGGAAATAGATAGCGTTTATCAAGATTTAGGGGAACGTCAACAACTACGACAGCTGTTAGAAGATTGTAAAGAAGAACCCGCTAATTATTTATTAATCCGACGACTGGCAGAATTGGGAAACTCGGTGGAAGAAGTATGCGATCGCATCCTCGATCTCGAATCCCTCGGCATTCAAATTATTACTACCGAGTCAGTCGCGTATCATCAAACACCCCTGCAACTCCTGCAAGAAATTCAGAATCGGCAGCGCAGCGATCGCATCCGTCAAGGACACGCTCAGCGGCGGCTCAAAGCCTCGCCAGCACCCGGAAAAGCTCCTTACGGCTACCGACGAGGTAAAGACCGTTATATCCTAGACCGCAGCGCCGCGCCAGTCGTCAAAGATTTTTTTGAACAATTTTTGCTGTATGGTTCTTTACGCGGTGCGGTGCGGTATCTAGAAAAGAAATACGCCAAGAAAATTTCCGCTTCTACTGGACAACGCTGGCTAACGAACCCAGTCTATCGGGGCGATACTGCGTATAAGAATGGTCAGGTTCTCTCTGATACCCATGCTGCCATCGTATCTAGGGAAGAAGCCGCGCAAATTGACCGCTTGCTGCGCCGTAACCGCCGTTTGCCTCCTCGCACCGCTAGTGCAAATCGTTCTCTAGCGGGATTAGTAGTTTGTGGGGAGTGCCAGTCGCCAATGACGATTACCCGCGTCACCGCTTCCCGCAAACAGGGAGAATATCTTTATCTGCGTCCAACCAAGTGCGTTAAACAGCCCAAATGTAAGGCTATTTCTTATCAGGAAGTATTGGAGCAAACGATTGAGAGAATCTGCCAGGATTTACCCCGCGCAGTAGCGGCGGTGAATGTTCCCAATATGGATGGAATTAAGGGCACGATTACCCATGAAATTGCCGCGAAGCAAGATATCTTAGCTCAGTTGCCGACGCTTACAGAGAATGGCATTCTAGATTCAGAAACTGCCCAGTTACGCGCCTACAAGCTACGCACAGAAATCTCTCAATTGCAATCGCGGATGGCGAGTCTGCCGCCAGTAGATTTACAAGCGATCGCGCAGGCTGTATCTATCTCACAATTTTGGCTAGATTTGTCAGAATCAGAGCGACGATTCTACTTTCGAGAATTTATTCGCCAGATTGAAATTAACCGCCAGGATTCATCTTGGGAGATCCAGCTAGTTTTCATCTTTTAG
- a CDS encoding VOC family protein, whose translation MQITQCLHAAILVSDLERAEQFYGNVLGLSKVDRVLKFPGAWYQVGEFQIHLIVANSIPSDLVNSEKLGRNRHLAFLVANLDAAKEKLMAHNYPLQMSASGRAALFTQDPDGNIIELGE comes from the coding sequence ATGCAGATTACTCAATGTCTCCATGCAGCCATTCTCGTTTCTGACTTGGAACGAGCCGAGCAATTTTATGGGAACGTGTTGGGATTATCGAAGGTGGATAGAGTGCTGAAATTTCCCGGCGCATGGTATCAAGTCGGCGAGTTTCAAATTCACCTGATTGTTGCCAACTCTATACCATCAGATTTAGTCAATTCTGAAAAATTAGGTCGGAATCGGCATTTAGCCTTCTTGGTCGCCAACTTAGACGCTGCTAAGGAGAAGCTTATGGCTCACAACTACCCCCTACAAATGAGCGCTTCTGGTCGCGCTGCGCTGTTTACTCAAGATCCTGATGGCAACATCATTGAGTTAGGTGAATGA
- a CDS encoding pirin family protein, translating into MIAIRKAEERGHAAHGWLNSYHSFSFANYYDPQHMGFKTLRVINEDRVQANQGFGTHSHRDMEIISYVLEGALEHKDSMGTSSIILPGEVQVMSAGTGVTHSEYNHSKTDLVHFLQIWITPNQKGLKPRYEQKMYSAEEKHGNLRLIASQDGRDGSVTIHQDANLYASLLDAGQQVNYQINPNRHAWLQVIKGDISLNGKPLAAGDGAAISDENQIAIEAKNSTEFLLFDLA; encoded by the coding sequence ATGATTGCAATTCGGAAAGCAGAAGAACGCGGACATGCCGCTCATGGCTGGCTCAATTCCTATCACTCATTCTCTTTCGCCAACTATTACGATCCCCAGCACATGGGATTTAAAACTCTGCGCGTAATTAACGAAGATAGAGTGCAAGCGAACCAAGGCTTCGGGACACATTCTCATCGAGATATGGAAATTATTTCCTACGTACTAGAAGGTGCTTTGGAGCATAAAGATAGCATGGGAACTAGCTCTATTATTCTTCCGGGTGAAGTGCAAGTTATGAGCGCTGGTACAGGAGTTACGCACAGCGAATATAACCATTCTAAAACTGACTTAGTGCATTTTCTACAAATTTGGATTACGCCAAATCAAAAGGGATTAAAACCTAGATATGAACAGAAAATGTATTCAGCTGAAGAAAAGCACGGGAATCTCCGTTTAATTGCTTCTCAAGATGGTCGGGATGGTTCGGTTACTATCCACCAAGATGCCAATCTCTACGCAAGTTTGCTCGATGCAGGACAGCAGGTTAATTATCAAATCAACCCTAACCGCCATGCTTGGCTGCAAGTTATCAAAGGCGATATCAGTTTGAATGGTAAGCCACTGGCTGCTGGAGATGGCGCTGCAATCAGTGATGAAAACCAGATAGCCATAGAAGCCAAAAATAGCACGGAATTCCTGTTGTTCGATTTGGCATGA